In a genomic window of Helianthus annuus cultivar XRQ/B chromosome 10, HanXRQr2.0-SUNRISE, whole genome shotgun sequence:
- the LOC110881899 gene encoding uncharacterized protein LOC110881899: MVVEKVKDGDIVDCVDIYKQPAFDHPLLKNHTIQVLFTLYPLDNSNSILMKSSHLDPTEHTPRTMQNSSSSKLPSQVWLQYGSCPNGTIPIRRSSNNHQTNSYSHPRKFSVALTEIYSYSGAKGNIKVWKPYVESVGDYSSSQVMLRNGPLTAFETAQAGWAVNPFVYNDAKTRLFAYWSVDGMRNTGCFDLTCPGFVQTSHEILLGGDLDPYYGAEISIQISKDPNTNNWWFKFNDKEVGYWPGDIFQLMKYQATSVRWGGEVYSQKVGTHPHTETAMGNGQFSDHVFRRSGTITGMLIEANSNPPRQPDPETMFVSSDEWSCYDAYLLTRHVPEPVFLYGGPGGRNNPMC, encoded by the exons ATGGTGGTTGAAAAG GTTAAAGATGGAGATATAGTCGACTGCGTTGACATATACAAACAACCGGCTTTCGATCATCCGCTTCTGAAAAATCATACCATTCAGGTGTTATTCACACTTTACCCACTAGACAATTCAAATAGTAtttta ATGAAGTCCAGCCATCTTGATCCAACCGAGCATACACCAAGGACTATGCAAAACTCTAGTTCTTCCAAGTTGCCATCACAAGTATGGTTGCAGTATGGAAGTTGCCCAAACGGAACAATCCCAATTCGTAGATCCTCAAACAATCATCAAACTAATAGCTATAGCCATCCCAGGAAG TTTTCAGTGGCTCTAACCGAAATATACAGTTACTCGGGAGCTAAAGGCAACATAAAAGTATGGAAACCCTATGTTGAATCGGTCGGTGACTATAGTAGTTCTCAAGTTATGCTTAGGAATGGCCCTTTAACAGCCTTTGAGACTGCACAAGCCGGATGGGCA GTAAACCCGTTTGTTTACAACGATGCTAAAACCCGCTTATTTGCATACTGGAGT GTTGATGGCATGAGAAATACAGGCTGCTTTGATCTCACATGTCCTGGGTTCGTTCAGACATCTCACGAGATCCTTTTGGGAGGAGATCTTGATCCATATTATGGAGCTGAAATCTCAATTCAAATCTCCAAG GATCCAAACACAAATAACTGGTGGTTTAAATTCAACGACAAGGAAGTTGGGTACTGGCCTGGCGACATTTTTCAGTTAATGAAATATCAAGCCACCTCAGTCCGGTGGGGAGGTGAAGTCTACAGCCAGAAGGTGGGAACCCATCCACACACAGAAACCGCCATGGGCAATGGACAGTTTTCTGACCACGTATTTAGACGCTCTGGAACAATCACAGGGATGCTGATAGAAGCAAATTCGAATCCACCAAGGCAACCAGATCCTGAAACGATGTTCGTTAGCTCCGATGAGTGGAGCTGCTACGACGCATATCTATTGACAAGACATGTCCCTGAACCCGTGTTCCTCTACGGAGGTCCGGGGGGTCGCAATAATCCAATGTGCTAA
- the LOC110882012 gene encoding 60S ribosomal protein L14-2-like — MVRGQMNFKRLTLTDIKIAIKRVPNKKTLIATMEAADVKSKWENSSWGRKLIVQKKRASHNDFDRFGSAVGRVSGQWVRVWFNLVRKLQVGGSVKPGQIQSCSGQASAPSRFGSCGSVASYY; from the exons ATGGTGAGAGGTCAAATGAACTTTAAGAGGCTCACTCTCACAGACATCAAAATCGCCATCAAAAGAGTTCCAAACAAGAAAACTCTTATTGCTACTATGGAGGCTGCTG ATGTCAAGAGCAAGTGGGAAAACAGCTCATGGGGAAGAAAACTCATTGTTCAAAAGAAGAGAGCCTCACATAATGATTTTGACCGGTTCGGGTCAGCCGTGGGTCGAGTTTCGGGTCAGTGGGTGCGAGTTTGGTTCAACCTGGTTCGGAAGCTTCAGGTCGGCGGCTCAGTCAAACCGGGTCAGATTCAGAGTTGTTCGGGTCAAGCTTCGGCTCCGTCTCGGTTCGGGTCTTGCGGTTCGGTAGCGAGTTATTATTAG